One stretch of Caldalkalibacillus uzonensis DNA includes these proteins:
- a CDS encoding proline--tRNA ligase, whose protein sequence is MRQQHYLVPTLRDVPADAEVASHQLMLRAGLIRQLASGLYTYLPLAQRVLKKIQDIIREEMNKAGAQELLMPALHPAEIWQETGRWDVYGPELMRLSDRHERQFALGPTHEEVVTGLLRDEVKSYKRLPMTVYQIQTKYRDERRPRFGVLRAREFIMKDAYSFDTSREGLDESYRKMYDAYQAIFSRCQLNFRAVEADAGAIGGTGTHEFMVLSDIGEDTIAYCDTCNYAANIEKAEVNQQEYEQVQGSGLPMEKVDTPQAKTIEQLAAMLNVSPSQIIKAVALAVDGQVVVALVRGDFELNEVKVKNLLDADVVELLDEERIRTELGSEPGFIGPVGLDGCKVIADYSIKGMTDALAGANEKDKHVVHVSVDRDFSVECYADLRQISEGDACPRCAGTIHFAKGIEVGHVFKLGTKYSEAMGATFLDENGKEQPMIMGCYGIGVTRTLAAVIEQHHDEHGIIWPRALAPFDIHLIAVNMKDDAQRELAEQLYTQLREAGYEVLYDDRQERAGVKFKDADLIGIPLRITVGKKAGEGIVESKLRKNGETQELKAEQLIEQIPSLLEQA, encoded by the coding sequence CAGCTGGCTTCCGGCCTGTACACCTACCTGCCTTTGGCCCAGCGTGTGTTAAAAAAAATCCAAGATATTATCCGTGAGGAGATGAATAAAGCGGGAGCACAAGAGCTGTTGATGCCTGCCCTGCATCCGGCTGAAATTTGGCAGGAAACGGGAAGATGGGATGTCTACGGACCGGAGCTCATGCGCTTATCTGACCGTCATGAACGACAGTTTGCTCTAGGTCCCACCCATGAAGAGGTGGTCACGGGGCTGCTCAGGGATGAGGTGAAATCTTACAAACGGCTGCCTATGACTGTCTATCAAATCCAGACCAAGTATCGTGATGAACGGCGTCCCCGCTTTGGGGTACTGAGGGCTAGAGAATTTATAATGAAAGATGCCTATTCATTTGACACCTCCCGTGAAGGTTTGGATGAAAGCTATCGTAAAATGTATGACGCTTACCAGGCTATCTTTTCCCGCTGCCAGCTTAACTTCAGAGCTGTCGAAGCGGACGCCGGTGCCATTGGGGGGACGGGCACCCACGAATTTATGGTTTTGTCTGACATTGGTGAAGATACCATTGCCTATTGTGATACGTGCAATTATGCCGCCAACATTGAGAAAGCGGAAGTGAACCAGCAGGAGTATGAGCAAGTTCAGGGCAGCGGCTTGCCTATGGAAAAAGTGGACACGCCTCAAGCCAAAACGATTGAACAGCTGGCGGCGATGCTCAATGTGTCGCCTAGCCAGATTATCAAAGCGGTTGCTTTGGCTGTGGATGGACAAGTGGTGGTGGCCCTTGTCCGGGGTGATTTCGAACTCAACGAGGTGAAAGTGAAAAATCTGCTTGACGCAGATGTAGTGGAGCTCTTGGATGAAGAACGGATTCGTACGGAACTGGGATCTGAGCCGGGCTTTATCGGTCCTGTCGGTTTGGATGGCTGTAAAGTAATCGCTGATTACAGTATCAAAGGCATGACCGATGCGCTAGCTGGTGCCAACGAAAAGGACAAGCATGTTGTGCATGTCAGTGTGGATCGAGATTTTAGTGTTGAATGCTACGCAGACTTAAGGCAGATCAGTGAGGGAGATGCCTGTCCTCGCTGCGCAGGCACCATTCACTTTGCCAAGGGGATTGAGGTGGGCCATGTGTTTAAATTGGGTACTAAGTATAGTGAAGCCATGGGTGCTACCTTTCTGGACGAAAACGGCAAGGAACAGCCGATGATTATGGGCTGCTACGGCATCGGTGTGACCCGCACGCTGGCGGCGGTGATTGAGCAGCATCATGATGAACATGGCATTATCTGGCCCAGAGCACTGGCACCATTTGATATTCATCTCATTGCTGTTAACATGAAAGATGATGCTCAACGGGAGTTAGCTGAACAACTTTATACCCAGCTTAGGGAGGCGGGGTATGAGGTCCTGTATGACGACCGCCAGGAGCGGGCCGGCGTCAAGTTTAAGGATGCGGATCTGATTGGCATACCGCTCAGAATAACGGTTGGTAAAAAAGCAGGGGAAGGGATTGTTGAAAGCAAGTTGCGCAAGAATGGGGAAACA